A part of Gambusia affinis linkage group LG19, SWU_Gaff_1.0, whole genome shotgun sequence genomic DNA contains:
- the maptb gene encoding microtubule-associated protein tau isoform X2: MKVSLILKVPRVPHLRMSYTSGEENLESVGFLEKLPNGSAALQEEGGGERMERKQEVLPSGDPGGTGQEENAKTCNQVEKKEEGDIIHTEDEEIKKQLPSSSSISPSPQEEEVRGKEENNVEEQDKMTGDEGPCSSPASPPGEAGLDGVDDKEEEQLEYEVVLSAVKLQEESKELSNLKTSASFEPEPPAEESHPKAPAEENQPEAPAKENQSEPPAEKSHPEAPAEENQSEPPAEKSHPEAPAEENQSEPPAEESYPEAPPEENHREALENKPEPPAEERNTELPEGKNQPELPAPPSTTDEEFPGNKTNASPVDFPSKTSASPAGALPNRNAKASSSPLRRSGVPPPLNKGKAAVKATVDEAVKGTAGGSIAAKMISAKSTESMDGVNSPGSRSPASRSSTPNRDVKKVAVVRTPPRSPGSARGRTPPTSHPMPDLSSVKSKVGSTENLKHSPGGGKVQIVHKKLDLSNVTSKCGSKENLHHKPGGGKVEIKSEKVDFKTVQSKVGSLENVTHTPGGGKKKIESHKLMFRENAKARTDHGAEIVVQEDSSPRRLSNTSSRGSVNADEAPPLDTLADQVSASLAKQGL, translated from the exons ATGAAGGTTTCCCTAATTCTTAAAGTTCCTAGAGTTCCACATCTCAGAATGTCCTACACCAGTGGTGAAGAAA ACCTGGAATCTGTTGGGTTTCTGGAGAAACTCCCAAATGGAAGCGCAGCTCTGCaggaagagggaggaggagaaaggatggagagaaaacaggaagtgcttccTTCTGGAGACCCAGGAGGAACTGGTCAggaggaaaatgcaaaaacatgcaaccaggtagaaaagaaagaagagggagACATTATCCACACTGAGGATGAGGAGATCAAGAAGCAGCTTCCTTCCTCCTCCAGTATTTCTCCTTCACCACAGGAGGAGGAAGTTAGAGGAAAGGAGGAGAACAATGTAGAAGAACAGGATAAGATGACAGGAGATGAGGGTCCCTGTTCCTCCCCTGCATCTCCTCCAGGAGAAGCAGGACTTGATGGTGTTGATGATAAAGAGGAGGAGCAACTGGAATATGAGGTGGTGCTGTCAGCAgtgaagctgcaggaggagTCCAAAGAGCTCTCAAATCTTAAAACAAGTGCCTCTTTTgaaccagaacctcctgcaGAGGAGAGTCATCCAAAAGCTCCTGCAGAGGAGAACCAACCAGAAGCTCCTGCAAAggagaaccaatcagaacctcCTGCAGAGAAGAGTCATCCAGAAGCTCCTGCAGAggagaaccaatcagaacctcCTGCAGAGAAGAGTCATCCAGAAGCTCCTGCAGAggagaaccaatcagaacctcCTGCAGAGGAGAGTTATCCAGAAGCTCCTCCAGAGGAGAATCATCGAGAAGCTCTGGAGAACAAACCAGAACCTCCTGCAGAGGAGAGAAATACAGAACTTCCTGAAGGAAAGAACCAACCAGAACTTCCTGCACCTCCTTCCACAACTGACGAGGAGTTCCCtggcaacaaaacaaatgccTCTCCTGTGGATTTTCCCTCTAAAACCTCAGCGTCTCCTGCAGGTGCTCTTCCAAATCGTAACGCAAAGgcctcctcttctcctctcaGAAGATCAGGCGTTCCTCCTCCCCTCAACAAAG GTAAAGCAGCTGTGAAGGCGACAGTTGATGAAGCTGTGAAGG ggacagcagggggcagcataGCTGCAAAGATGATCTCAGCCAAGAGTACAG AGTCCATGGACGGCGTCAACAGTCCAGGAAGTCGCTCACCTGCCAGCAGATCATCCACCCCCAACCGAGATGTGAAAAAG GTGGCTGTTGTCCGGACCCCTCCCAGGTCTCCTGGTTCTGCCCGTGGTCGAACACCTCCCACCTCCCATCCTATGCCTGACCTTAGCAGTGTGAAGTCCAAAGTGGGATCCACAGAGAACCTGAAGCACTCACCGGGAGGGGGAAAG GTTCAAATTGTCCACAAGAAGCTGGATTTAAGTAACGTGACATCAAAGTGTGGCTCTAAGGAAAACCTCCACCACAAACCAG GTGGAGGGAAGGTGGAGATCAAGTCTGAGAAGGTGGATTTCAAAACTGTTCAGTCCAAAGTTGGTTCTCTGGAAAATGTCACCCACACTCCAGGAGGAGGGAAGAAGAAG ATTGAGAGTCATAAGCTGATGTTCAGAGAGAATGCTAAAGCTCGGACTGACCATGGTGCTGAAATCGTCGTTCAGGAGGACTCTTCCCCCCGTCGCCTTAGCAACACTTCCTCCCGTGGAAGTGTCAATGCTGATGAAGCTCCGCCCCTCGATACTCTGGCCGACCAG GTGTCTGCATCCCTCGCCAAACAAGGCCTGTGA
- the maptb gene encoding microtubule-associated protein tau isoform X1: MKVSLILKVPRVPHLRMSYTSGEENLESVGFLEKLPNGSAALQEEGGGERMERKQEVLPSGDPGGTGQEENAKTCNQVEKKEEGDIIHTEDEEIKKQLPSSSSISPSPQEEEVRGKEENNVEEQDKMTGDEGPCSSPASPPGEAGLDGVDDKEEEQLEYEVVLSAVKLQEESKELSNLKTSASFEPEPPAEESHPKAPAEENQPEAPAKENQSEPPAEKSHPEAPAEENQSEPPAEKSHPEAPAEENQSEPPAEESYPEAPPEENHREALENKPEPPAEERNTELPEGKNQPELPAPPSTTDEEFPGNKTNASPVDFPSKTSASPAGALPNRNAKASSSPLRRSGVPPPLNKGKAAVKATVDEAVKVSRTAGGSIAAKMISAKSTESMDGVNSPGSRSPASRSSTPNRDVKKVAVVRTPPRSPGSARGRTPPTSHPMPDLSSVKSKVGSTENLKHSPGGGKVQIVHKKLDLSNVTSKCGSKENLHHKPGGGKVEIKSEKVDFKTVQSKVGSLENVTHTPGGGKKKIESHKLMFRENAKARTDHGAEIVVQEDSSPRRLSNTSSRGSVNADEAPPLDTLADQVSASLAKQGL; the protein is encoded by the exons ATGAAGGTTTCCCTAATTCTTAAAGTTCCTAGAGTTCCACATCTCAGAATGTCCTACACCAGTGGTGAAGAAA ACCTGGAATCTGTTGGGTTTCTGGAGAAACTCCCAAATGGAAGCGCAGCTCTGCaggaagagggaggaggagaaaggatggagagaaaacaggaagtgcttccTTCTGGAGACCCAGGAGGAACTGGTCAggaggaaaatgcaaaaacatgcaaccaggtagaaaagaaagaagagggagACATTATCCACACTGAGGATGAGGAGATCAAGAAGCAGCTTCCTTCCTCCTCCAGTATTTCTCCTTCACCACAGGAGGAGGAAGTTAGAGGAAAGGAGGAGAACAATGTAGAAGAACAGGATAAGATGACAGGAGATGAGGGTCCCTGTTCCTCCCCTGCATCTCCTCCAGGAGAAGCAGGACTTGATGGTGTTGATGATAAAGAGGAGGAGCAACTGGAATATGAGGTGGTGCTGTCAGCAgtgaagctgcaggaggagTCCAAAGAGCTCTCAAATCTTAAAACAAGTGCCTCTTTTgaaccagaacctcctgcaGAGGAGAGTCATCCAAAAGCTCCTGCAGAGGAGAACCAACCAGAAGCTCCTGCAAAggagaaccaatcagaacctcCTGCAGAGAAGAGTCATCCAGAAGCTCCTGCAGAggagaaccaatcagaacctcCTGCAGAGAAGAGTCATCCAGAAGCTCCTGCAGAggagaaccaatcagaacctcCTGCAGAGGAGAGTTATCCAGAAGCTCCTCCAGAGGAGAATCATCGAGAAGCTCTGGAGAACAAACCAGAACCTCCTGCAGAGGAGAGAAATACAGAACTTCCTGAAGGAAAGAACCAACCAGAACTTCCTGCACCTCCTTCCACAACTGACGAGGAGTTCCCtggcaacaaaacaaatgccTCTCCTGTGGATTTTCCCTCTAAAACCTCAGCGTCTCCTGCAGGTGCTCTTCCAAATCGTAACGCAAAGgcctcctcttctcctctcaGAAGATCAGGCGTTCCTCCTCCCCTCAACAAAG GTAAAGCAGCTGTGAAGGCGACAGTTGATGAAGCTGTGAAG GTCTCTaggacagcagggggcagcataGCTGCAAAGATGATCTCAGCCAAGAGTACAG AGTCCATGGACGGCGTCAACAGTCCAGGAAGTCGCTCACCTGCCAGCAGATCATCCACCCCCAACCGAGATGTGAAAAAG GTGGCTGTTGTCCGGACCCCTCCCAGGTCTCCTGGTTCTGCCCGTGGTCGAACACCTCCCACCTCCCATCCTATGCCTGACCTTAGCAGTGTGAAGTCCAAAGTGGGATCCACAGAGAACCTGAAGCACTCACCGGGAGGGGGAAAG GTTCAAATTGTCCACAAGAAGCTGGATTTAAGTAACGTGACATCAAAGTGTGGCTCTAAGGAAAACCTCCACCACAAACCAG GTGGAGGGAAGGTGGAGATCAAGTCTGAGAAGGTGGATTTCAAAACTGTTCAGTCCAAAGTTGGTTCTCTGGAAAATGTCACCCACACTCCAGGAGGAGGGAAGAAGAAG ATTGAGAGTCATAAGCTGATGTTCAGAGAGAATGCTAAAGCTCGGACTGACCATGGTGCTGAAATCGTCGTTCAGGAGGACTCTTCCCCCCGTCGCCTTAGCAACACTTCCTCCCGTGGAAGTGTCAATGCTGATGAAGCTCCGCCCCTCGATACTCTGGCCGACCAG GTGTCTGCATCCCTCGCCAAACAAGGCCTGTGA